A part of Chanodichthys erythropterus isolate Z2021 chromosome 4, ASM2448905v1, whole genome shotgun sequence genomic DNA contains:
- the selp gene encoding P-selectin, translated as MVLWVNIRVFSGCLLLITGIYNVKAWTYHYNIDTNMDWTKARQWCQKNFTDMVAIQNQEEIAYLNQILPFHSSYYWIGIRKIDGHWMWVGTKKHLVPEAANWARNEPNNRGSGEDCVEIYIKRQKDTAKWNDERCNKKKAALCYLASCSDKSCSEHAECVETIGSYECQCDPGFRGSRCEEAVQCWPVKNPQQGFVKCEGIYGAFHFNSSCQFQCDTGFKLEGEQRLGCLASGHWDNALPVCRAVQCLPIIDAPGGWSMNCTHPLSNNSYNSSCEFKCEEGFELQGSDTTWCVHTGHWTHKTPTCTVVTCSPVLAPEKSHLTCADIFGKFSFRSSCNVSCDEGYKLRGKATLTCLSDGNWSAGTPACEVVKCNPLKPSPHGSLQCSDPVEEFAYGSTCWVKCDFGFVHNGTNSTNCTAHGNWSHIPPVCHAIQCPPFSNAPSFGSMSCTHPLSNNSYNSSCDFKCEEGFELQGSDTTWCDHTGHWTHKTPTCTVVTCSPVLAPEKSHLTCADIFGKFSFRSSCNVFCDEGYKLRGKATLTCLSDGNWSAGTPACEVVKCDPLKPSPHGSLQCSDPVEEFAYGSTCWVKCDFGFVHNGTNSTNCTAHGNWSHIPPVCHAIQCPPFSNAPSFGSMSCTHPLSNNSYNSSCEFKCEEGFELQGSDTTWCDHTGHWTHKTPTCTVVTCSPVLAPEKSHLTCADIFGKFSFRSSCNVSCDEGYKLRGKATLTCLSDGNWSAATPACEVVKCNPLKPSPHGSLQCSDPVEEFAYGSTCWVKCDFGFVHNGTNSTNCTAHGNWSHIPPVCHAIQCPPFSNAPSFGSMSCTHPLSNNSYNSSCEFKCEEGFELQGADSTLCDHTGHWTHSTPTCTAVACDPLVVPAHSHLTCADPLGKFSFRSSCNATCEEGYRLRGESTLTCLSDGNWSAPTPECEVIRCDALESFLHGTVQCQDRLEKFSYGSLCWLECGAGFTLNGSNSTYCTSQGKWSQDLPVCQAQQCSPLIDPSHGTVTCTHPHGQFSFGTVCEVSCKEGFKLHGTPRMECLEMGKWTDTPPFCLAQQCPLLTAQENGWMNCSHPHSLFSYGSQCFLGCEAGFEIIGEPDMECSASGNWSQEMASCTAVRCAPLSFSQLPELEPPPSMNCSHPHGNFSFGSQCFFQCAKSHKLNGTSPLICTSEGYWTNSPPSCVVEEMSMSVGMLTYTAVGVASSAGILLLGGLMYLLMRQFNKKAHYSLNDDHWKGDLNPAFEFD; from the exons ATGGTTTTGTGGGTGAATATTAGAGTATTTTCTGGATGTCTTCTCCTTATAACTGGAATTTATAATG TCAAGGCCTGGACTTACCATTACAACATAGACACTAATATGGACTGGACAAAAGCTCGTCAATGGTGTCAAAAGAATTTCACTGATATGGTGGCCATCCAAAACCAGGAAGAAATTGCATACCTTAACCAAATTCTACCCTTCCATTCGTCATACTACTGGATTGGCATTAGGAAGATTGATGGCCACTGGATGTGGGTTGGGACCAAAAAGCACTTGGTCCCTGAAGCAGCAAACTGGGCGAGAAATGAACCAAATAACCGGGGAAGTGGAGAAGACTGTGTAGAGATCTACATTAAGAGGCAAAAAGACACAGCCAAGTGGAATGATGAGAGGTGCAACAAAAAGAAAGCAGCTCTCTGTTATTTAG CCTCTTGTTCAGATAAATCCTGCAGTGAGCACGCTGAGTGTGTGGAGACTATTGGGAGCTACGAATGTCAATGTGACCCCGGCTTTAGGGGCTCACGCTGTGAGGAAG CTGTTCAGTGCTGGCCAGTTAAAAATCCACAGCAAGGTTTTGTGAAGTGTGAGGGTATCTATGGAGCATTTCATTTTAACTCGTCATGCCAGTTCCAATGTGACACAGGGTTCAAGCTGGAGGGGGAACAAAGGCTAGGCTGCCTGGCATCTGGGCACTGGGATAACGCACTTCCTGTTTGTCGGG CTGTCCAGTGTCTGCCGATCATTGATGCCCCTGGTGGTTGGAGCATGAACTGCACTCATCCCCTTTCCAACAATAGCTATAACTCCAGCTGTGAGTTCAAGTGTGAGGAGGGATTTGAGCTCCAAGGCTCAGATACAACCTGGTGTGTCCACACTGGCCACTGGACACACAAAACCCCAACCTGCACAG TGGTGACTTGTAGTCCTGTTCTGGCCCCTGAAAAGAGTCATCTGACATGTGCTGATATATTTGGAAAATTCTCTTTTCGTTCTTCTTGCAATGTTTCCTGTGATGAGGGATACAAACTGAGAGGAAAAGCCACACTCACCTGTCTAAGTGATGGCAACTGGTCGGCAGGCACACCTGCATGTGAAG TTGTAAAGTGTAACCCATTGAAGCCCAGCCCACATGGCTCCCTGCAATGTTCTGACCCTGTGGAGGAGTTTGCTTATGGCTCCACTTGTTGGGTAAAATGTGACTTTGGTTTTGTCCACAATGGTACAAATTCCACTAACTGTACCGCACATGGGAACTGGAGTCACATCCCCCCTGTTTGCCATG CTATACAGTGTCCACCTTTCTCTAATGCACCAAGTTTTGGAAGTATGAGCTGCACACACCCCCTCTCCAACAATAGCTATAACTCCAGCTGTGATTTCAAGTGTGAGGAGGGTTTTGAGCTCCAAGGCTCAGATACAACCTGGTGTGACCACACTGGCCACTGGACACACAAAACCCCCACCTGCACAG TGGTGACTTGTAGTCCTGTTCTGGCCCCTGAAAAGAGTCATCTGACATGTGCTGATATATTTGGAAAATTCTCTTTTCGTTCTTCTTgcaatgttttctgtgatgagGGATACAAACTGAGAGGAAAAGCCACACTCACCTGTCTAAGTGATGGCAACTGGTCGGCAGGCACACCTGCATGTGAAG TTGTAAAGTGTGACCCACTGAAGCCCAGCCCACATGGCTCCCTGCAATGTTCTGACCCTGTGGAGGAGTTTGCTTATGGCTCCACTTGTTGGGTAAAATGTGACTTTGGTTTTGTCCACAATGGTACAAATTCCACTAACTGTACCGCACATGGGAACTGGAGTCACATCCCCCCTGTTTGCCATG CTATACAGTGTCCACCTTTCTCTAATGCACCAAGTTTTGGAAGTATGAGCTGCACACACCCCCTCTCCAACAATAGCTATAACTCCAGCTGTGAGTTCAAGTGTGAGGAGGGATTTGAGCTCCAAGGCTCAGATACAACCTGGTGTGACCACACTGGCCACTGGACACACAAAACCCCCACCTGCACAG TGGTGACTTGTAGTCCTGTTCTGGCCCCTGAAAAGAGTCATCTGACATGTGCTGATATATTTGGAAAATTCTCTTTTCGTTCTTCTTGCAATGTTTCCTGTGATGAGGGATACAAACTGAGAGGAAAAGCCACACTCACCTGTCTAAGTGATGGCAACTGGTCAGCAGCCACACCTGCATGTGAAG TTGTAAAGTGTAACCCATTGAAGCCCAGCCCACATGGCTCCCTGCAATGTTCTGACCCTGTGGAGGAGTTTGCTTATGGCTCCACTTGTTGGGTAAAATGTGACTTTGGTTTTGTCCACAATGGTACAAATTCCACTAACTGTACCGCACATGGGAACTGGAGTCACATCCCCCCTGTTTGCCATG CTATACAGTGTCCACCTTTCTCTAATGCACCAAGTTTTGGAAGTATGAGCTGCACACACCCCCTCTCCAACAATAGCTATAACTCCAGCTGTGAGTTCAAGTGTGAAGAGGGTTTTGAGCTCCAAGGTGCAGATTCCACTCTCTGTGACCATACTGGGCACTggacacacagtacacccacttGTACAG CTGTGGCTTGTGACCCTCTTGTGGTCCCTGCACATAGTCACCTGACCTGTGCTGATCCATTGGGAAAGTTCTCTTTTCGTTCTTCTTGCAATGCTACTTGTGAGGAGGGATACAGACTAAGAGGAGAATCCACACTCACCTGTCTGAGTGATGGCAACTGGTCAGCACCAACACCTGAATGTGAAG TTATAAGATGTGATGCTCTGGAGTCTTTCCTGCATGGCACTGTGCAGTGTCAGGACCGCTTGGAGAAGTTCAGCTATGGCTCTTTGTGCTGGCTGGAGTGTGGAGCTGGATTTACTTTGAATGGAAGTAATTCCACTTACTGCACATCACAAGGGAAATGGAGCCAAGACCTTCCTGTTTGTCAAG CACAGCAGTGCAGCCCCTTAATTGACCCCTCTCATGGTACTGTAACCTGCACGCATCCTCATGGGCAGTTCAGCTTCGGTACAGTGTGTGAAGTGAGCTGTAAGGAAGGCTTCAAGCTGCACGGCACACCCCGAATGGAGTGCTTAGAGATGGGGAAGTGGACAGACACCCCACCCTTCTGCTTGG CTCAACAGTGCCCCCTTTTGACCGCTCAAGAAAATGGCTGGATGAATTGTTCTCATCCTCACTCCCTGTTTAGCTATGGCTCACAATGCTTCTTGGGATGTGAGGCTGGATTTGAAATTATAGGAGAGCCAGACATGGAGTGCTCTGCTTCTGGGAACTGGAGTCAGGAGATGGCCTCTTGCACTG CTGTTCGTTGTGCGCCCCTCTCATTCTCTCAACTTCCTGAGCTGGAACCTCCACCCTCAATGAACTGCTCTCACCCACATGGAAACTTCAGCTTTGGATCTCAGTGTTTTTTCCAGTGTGCCAAAAGCCATAAGCTCAATGGAACCAGTCCGCTCATCTGCACCTCCGAAGGGTACTGGACCAACTCTCCACCCAGTTGTGTTG TAGAGGAGATGTCAATGAGTGTCGGCATGCTGACGTATACAGCTGTGGGAGTTGCTTCTTCAGCTGGTATACTTCTGCTTGGAGGACTAATGTATTTGTTGATGCGCCAATTCAACAAAAAGG CTCATTACAGTCTGAATGATGATCATTGGAAGGGGGATTTGAACCCAGCATTTGAATtcgattaa